The following nucleotide sequence is from Paracrocinitomix mangrovi.
GCTGTAGCCAAGATTATAGACCAAAACACTCTTGCTTTTCTTGAGTTTGGAATGGTCATAGGATCTGTGATCATGAAAAAGGTGAATAGCAATAAAGTACCACTTGAAAACTTATGATACAATACATCCATCTCCCAGCCTTGATATAAAACAGTTCTGCTGTATTCTAACAAAAACAAGGTTCCTATAAATACTAATGAAGTTTCAAGACGTCCTATTTTCATCAACACAATACCTCCTAAAACAGTAAGACAAAACAAGAAAATAGCACTGCTTCCCCATTGTCCCGGAGAAATCCATGCATCCCCTAAAACAGCAATACTGAAAATAATTCCAAAATTGGCCGGATTAAATAGATGCTTATCCTTTATTCTTAAAATGAATTTGCTTGAAATAGCGACAACAGCAGCTACTACTAATGTTAGTAAGGAGGATGACTTTAAAATAAGACACAAGCCCAGT
It contains:
- a CDS encoding RnfABCDGE type electron transport complex subunit D; the encoded protein is MMNNSSAIQFSLIKENSWLSNLLKDARHFQIIYLSTFLTYGILALNWEISALQLTAVIGSSLVTQFLWLKLHKKNMSGLKSALITALGLCLILKSSSLLTLVVAAVVAISSKFILRIKDKHLFNPANFGIIFSIAVLGDAWISPGQWGSSAIFLFCLTVLGGIVLMKIGRLETSLVFIGTLFLLEYSRTVLYQGWEMDVLYHKFSSGTLLLFTFFMITDPMTIPNSRKARVFWSIILATATFILGNYVQIYTAPIWVLFFMTPITVFFDKILPAGKFEWLAK